The proteins below come from a single Actinomycetota bacterium genomic window:
- a CDS encoding 1-acyl-sn-glycerol-3-phosphate acyltransferase, which yields MRGWRAGRGDDRGVARLTMARPLRHAEPWAPLYRAGHAAVTAWARALNGFEVAGRGNVPDARGCLVVCNHLADPDGMYVGAALPPPPRTVQHLVTARHHESSSLVRELLLRLGLEPVRTDGTEISALRHARRAMQQGGIVVIYPEGVPGYSARVQPFAPGAAWLALTPGIDVLPTAIWGSHRVMRAGLPVGHGPVRVAFGRALAMDDLTGSRSQRVQAAAARVRSGVQRLVSGLASGPG from the coding sequence ATGCGTGGGTGGAGGGCAGGGCGTGGCGATGATCGTGGAGTCGCTCGCCTGACGATGGCGCGGCCGCTGCGCCACGCCGAGCCGTGGGCGCCCCTGTACCGGGCGGGGCATGCAGCGGTCACCGCCTGGGCACGGGCGCTGAACGGGTTCGAGGTGGCAGGGCGGGGGAATGTCCCCGATGCCAGGGGTTGCCTGGTGGTGTGCAACCACCTGGCCGATCCGGACGGCATGTACGTGGGGGCGGCGCTGCCCCCGCCGCCCCGCACGGTGCAGCACCTGGTGACCGCGCGGCATCACGAATCGTCATCGCTGGTGCGCGAGCTGCTGCTGCGCCTTGGCCTTGAGCCGGTGCGTACCGACGGCACCGAGATCTCCGCGCTCAGGCACGCGCGCCGGGCGATGCAGCAGGGCGGAATCGTGGTGATCTACCCCGAGGGGGTTCCGGGCTACTCGGCGCGTGTTCAGCCATTCGCGCCGGGCGCGGCATGGCTGGCGCTCACGCCGGGTATTGATGTGCTGCCGACCGCCATCTGGGGAAGCCACCGCGTGATGCGCGCCGGACTCCCCGTGGGGCACGGGCCTGTGCGCGTGGCCTTCGGGCGGGCGTTGGCCATGGACGACCTCACCGGCTCGCGATCCCAGCGCGTGCAGGCGGCGGCCGCGCGCGTGCGTAGCGGGGTGCAGCGGCTGGTGTCCGGGTTGGCGAGCGGGCCGGGCTGA
- a CDS encoding acetyl-CoA C-acetyltransferase, whose protein sequence is MSTPVIAGAVRTPIGALMGALSSVPATELGAIAIREALARAGVPADQVDDVLMGCILQAGLGQGPARQSAIAAGIPDSVPATTINQLCGSGLRAVGMAAQEIRAGDAEVVVAGGMESMSRAPHVVHVREGQRLGDLALRDTLMADGLWCALTDQHMGATAEVVAERFGVGREDQDAFAAESQRLAALAIERDHFRAQVVPVPVAQRRGDPVLVEHDEHPRPGTTADDLAGLRPAFREGGTVTAGNASGINDGAAAMVVLAEDRAAALGVQPMARILGYAWTGIAPEMMGFAPVEAVRKALDRAGIGIDRVELFEVNEAFAAQAVAVQRELGIRREILNVNGGAIALGHPVGASGARILVTLLHEMAHREARIGVAALCVGGGQGVAMIVESLA, encoded by the coding sequence GTGAGCACGCCCGTCATCGCCGGGGCGGTCCGGACGCCCATCGGCGCATTGATGGGCGCGCTCTCGTCGGTGCCGGCCACCGAGCTCGGGGCCATTGCCATTCGCGAGGCGCTGGCCCGCGCGGGCGTGCCGGCCGATCAGGTGGACGACGTGCTGATGGGGTGCATCCTGCAGGCGGGGCTGGGGCAGGGGCCGGCGCGCCAGAGCGCGATCGCCGCGGGAATCCCCGACAGCGTGCCCGCCACCACCATCAACCAGTTGTGCGGGTCGGGGCTGCGCGCCGTGGGCATGGCGGCGCAGGAGATCCGTGCCGGCGACGCCGAGGTGGTGGTGGCCGGCGGCATGGAGAGCATGAGCCGCGCGCCGCACGTGGTCCACGTGCGCGAGGGCCAGCGACTCGGAGACCTGGCGCTGCGCGACACCCTCATGGCCGATGGCCTGTGGTGTGCGCTCACCGACCAGCACATGGGCGCAACGGCCGAGGTGGTGGCCGAGCGCTTCGGCGTGGGCCGCGAGGACCAGGACGCCTTCGCAGCCGAGAGCCAGCGCCTCGCGGCGCTGGCGATAGAGCGCGATCACTTCCGCGCCCAGGTGGTGCCCGTGCCCGTTGCGCAGCGCCGGGGCGACCCGGTGCTGGTGGAGCATGATGAGCATCCGCGCCCGGGAACCACGGCGGATGATCTCGCGGGCCTTCGGCCGGCATTCCGCGAGGGCGGCACGGTCACCGCCGGGAATGCGTCGGGCATCAACGACGGGGCCGCCGCCATGGTGGTGCTCGCCGAGGACAGGGCCGCGGCGCTGGGCGTGCAGCCCATGGCGCGCATCCTCGGGTATGCCTGGACGGGCATCGCGCCCGAGATGATGGGCTTTGCGCCCGTAGAGGCCGTGAGGAAGGCCCTTGATCGCGCGGGCATCGGAATTGACCGCGTGGAGCTGTTCGAGGTGAATGAGGCCTTCGCCGCGCAGGCCGTGGCGGTGCAGCGCGAGCTCGGCATCCGACGTGAGATCCTCAACGTCAACGGCGGCGCCATCGCGCTGGGGCACCCCGTGGGAGCGTCCGGTGCGCGAATCCTCGTGACGCTGCTGCACGAGATGGCGCACCGCGAGGCGCGCATTGGCGTGGCCGCCCTATGCGTGGGTGGAGGGCAGGGCGTGGCGATGATCGTGGAGTCGCTCGCCTGA
- a CDS encoding iron-sulfur cluster assembly accessory protein: MITLTPVAGDKLKELIANEAEPGSGLRVKVVPGGCSGFEYAMTFDKPGDGDEVVEQHGVRVIIDRMSVPYLLGSEFDYEEGFQGAGFRINNPNSTGSCGCGKSFTA; encoded by the coding sequence ATGATCACGCTCACACCCGTCGCCGGGGACAAGCTCAAGGAACTCATCGCGAACGAGGCCGAGCCGGGCTCGGGCCTTCGCGTGAAGGTCGTGCCGGGGGGCTGCTCGGGGTTCGAGTACGCGATGACCTTCGACAAGCCCGGTGACGGCGACGAGGTCGTGGAGCAGCACGGCGTGCGCGTGATCATCGACCGCATGAGCGTGCCGTACCTCCTCGGGTCGGAGTTCGACTACGAAGAGGGCTTCCAGGGCGCGGGCTTCCGCATCAACAACCCCAACTCAACGGGGTCGTGCGGATGCGGCAAGTCATTCACCGCCTGA
- a CDS encoding DUF72 domain-containing protein produces MGAAAQRGVGPRDHPRGRRAPGRGAPPPRRVTRACSARRALRHDSCVADGVDRVRVGTASWTDPEFIKAGWYPDDVKNDAEGRLRYYAGHFPMVEVNATFYAIPRRGTVEAWADRTPDGFRFHVKAHQVISGHASDPARLPEPLRELPYEADRRGRIRKPSRELRDAVIDALVETVAPLGDKLGSILLQMPPHVVAGPDARAEIGRIIERIQPLRTSVEFRNVSWVAPGEREASVHMLAERDAAWVCVDAPRVDADSAMPPVAEVTCPDLAYVRLHGRNAATWQGSRTVAERFDWQYSDEELGEWIGPVIDMAERAQEVAVVFNNNHGDFALRSAARFGELLRDRRDSA; encoded by the coding sequence ATGGGCGCGGCGGCGCAGCGCGGAGTCGGCCCCCGAGATCACCCCCGAGGACGCCGCGCGCCTGGACGAGGAGCTCCGCCGCCGCGACGCGTGACCCGCGCATGCAGCGCACGCCGGGCGCTGCGGCATGATTCATGCGTGGCCGACGGCGTGGACAGGGTGAGGGTGGGAACCGCCTCGTGGACCGACCCCGAGTTCATCAAGGCGGGGTGGTACCCGGATGACGTGAAGAACGACGCCGAGGGCCGGCTGCGCTATTACGCCGGGCACTTCCCGATGGTGGAGGTGAACGCCACTTTCTACGCGATCCCGCGCCGGGGCACGGTGGAGGCCTGGGCGGACCGCACGCCCGACGGCTTCCGGTTCCATGTGAAGGCGCATCAGGTGATCTCCGGGCACGCGAGCGACCCCGCCCGCCTGCCGGAGCCCCTCCGCGAGCTGCCCTACGAGGCCGACCGGCGAGGGCGCATCCGCAAGCCGTCACGCGAGCTTCGCGACGCTGTGATCGACGCCCTCGTGGAAACCGTGGCGCCGCTCGGCGACAAGCTGGGATCGATCCTGCTGCAGATGCCGCCCCACGTGGTCGCCGGCCCCGACGCCCGGGCCGAGATCGGCCGCATCATCGAGCGCATCCAGCCGCTGCGAACCTCCGTGGAGTTCCGCAACGTGTCGTGGGTGGCGCCGGGCGAGCGCGAGGCCAGCGTGCACATGCTCGCCGAGCGCGATGCGGCCTGGGTGTGCGTGGACGCCCCGCGCGTGGACGCCGACAGCGCCATGCCCCCGGTGGCGGAGGTCACCTGTCCGGATCTCGCGTACGTGCGCCTGCATGGGCGCAACGCCGCCACATGGCAGGGCAGCCGCACCGTGGCCGAGCGCTTCGACTGGCAGTACTCCGATGAGGAGCTCGGAGAGTGGATCGGCCCGGTCATCGACATGGCCGAGCGCGCGCAGGAGGTGGCGGTGGTGTTCAACAACAACCACGGTGACTTCGCGCTGAGGAGCGCCGCGCGGTTTGGTGAGTTGCTGCGCGACCGCAGGGATTCCGCATGA
- a CDS encoding cytochrome c-type biogenesis protein CcmH translates to MARRLTAALAVLLAALAMAVPALSLTVNEVAREVRCPTCNTPLDVSNSPASDRMKIFIADRIAKGDDKQEIIDALVVEFGRGVLATPPKSGFDLVAWIVPIVLVVGGLAAIPFVTRAWARRRSAESAPEITPEDAARLDEELRRRDA, encoded by the coding sequence ATGGCACGCCGCCTCACCGCCGCGCTCGCGGTGCTGCTGGCCGCGCTGGCCATGGCGGTGCCGGCCCTGTCGCTCACCGTCAACGAGGTGGCGCGCGAGGTGCGCTGCCCCACGTGCAATACCCCGCTCGATGTGTCGAACTCACCCGCGTCCGACCGCATGAAGATCTTCATCGCCGACCGCATCGCCAAGGGCGACGACAAGCAGGAGATCATCGACGCGCTGGTGGTGGAGTTCGGGCGTGGGGTGCTGGCCACCCCGCCGAAGTCGGGATTCGACCTGGTGGCGTGGATCGTTCCCATCGTGCTGGTGGTGGGGGGCCTCGCGGCCATCCCGTTCGTCACGCGGGCATGGGCGCGGCGGCGCAGCGCGGAGTCGGCCCCCGAGATCACCCCCGAGGACGCCGCGCGCCTGGACGAGGAGCTCCGCCGCCGCGACGCGTGA
- a CDS encoding TlpA family protein disulfide reductase, with amino-acid sequence MPPSADPDEAGGDRRRLIGLIIGAVVAALIIVLLVVGLMNRGTPTTIDDALETGSRPPAPALTLPVLVSGPGLPPVGKNASLSDLKGKAVVLNLWASWCDPCKEESPVLEQLWKANRDRGVVVLGVDIQDLSSDALAFIREHGLTYPSLRDGTDDAKSALEATGVPETYIIDRKGRIALHVAGPVSSAAQLQGPIDQVLAEK; translated from the coding sequence ATGCCCCCTTCGGCTGATCCCGACGAGGCCGGGGGCGACCGCCGCCGGCTGATCGGGCTCATCATCGGCGCCGTCGTGGCGGCGCTCATCATCGTGCTGCTGGTGGTGGGGCTGATGAACCGCGGCACGCCCACCACCATCGACGACGCGCTCGAGACCGGGTCGCGCCCGCCCGCGCCCGCGCTCACCCTGCCCGTGCTGGTGTCGGGGCCGGGCCTCCCGCCCGTGGGCAAGAATGCCTCGCTGTCCGATCTGAAGGGCAAGGCGGTGGTGCTGAACCTATGGGCCTCATGGTGCGACCCTTGCAAGGAGGAGTCGCCGGTGCTCGAACAGCTGTGGAAGGCCAACCGCGACCGGGGCGTGGTGGTGCTGGGCGTGGACATCCAAGATCTGTCGTCGGACGCCCTGGCGTTCATCCGTGAGCACGGGCTCACCTATCCGTCGCTCCGCGATGGCACGGATGACGCCAAGAGCGCCCTGGAGGCCACGGGCGTGCCAGAGACCTACATCATCGACCGGAAGGGGCGCATCGCGCTGCATGTGGCCGGTCCGGTGAGCAGCGCCGCGCAGCTGCAGGGCCCCATCGACCAGGTGCTGGCAGAGAAGTGA
- a CDS encoding right-handed parallel beta-helix repeat-containing protein, giving the protein MIRGAGLAIPALLIAFAPVALGAAAPGTVEVRDENGAVVGTPFTGTDAVQDAVASVLTTRAPESRPWSVVAGAGTYGDFAVKSPNLAIGPEAGAAVVISGVGVRDDTGGGCVDISRGAVSVTGFTCTAPSRTGVNVALRTSEGGVSLASLTIERPGVDGISVTGGKGLSITSPVITSPVRDGIRLTMLASRQPVTLTGGSVTGAGRDGLRLADDVRALTASGVTITGAKGYGIASNDAGNSDVSFTGMTVTGSGKDGVLLSGGTLRATLASSTVTGSTGAGVRLGDASGLRITDIPVDGSNADGDLIFDSDIRTGGTYEGLRAPDGTFSLGSEPNAVRISGVSPARAAVASGGPARYSRAGAALLVGATTRVNTRRVVLRYPGGRSVYRKSGASWTALPGSRRVRGQLQVALGTSLLGTASTAYAPFG; this is encoded by the coding sequence GTGATCCGCGGCGCCGGACTGGCGATCCCGGCTCTCCTCATCGCCTTCGCCCCCGTCGCCCTCGGCGCGGCGGCGCCGGGCACGGTGGAGGTGCGCGACGAGAACGGCGCGGTGGTGGGCACGCCGTTTACCGGCACCGACGCGGTGCAGGATGCCGTGGCCTCGGTGCTCACCACGCGCGCACCGGAGTCGCGCCCGTGGAGCGTGGTGGCGGGTGCGGGCACCTACGGCGACTTCGCAGTGAAGTCGCCGAACCTCGCGATCGGTCCCGAGGCGGGCGCCGCCGTGGTGATCAGCGGCGTGGGCGTGCGTGACGACACCGGCGGCGGATGCGTGGACATCTCGCGCGGCGCGGTATCGGTGACCGGCTTCACGTGCACGGCGCCCTCACGCACCGGCGTGAACGTGGCGCTGCGCACCAGCGAGGGCGGGGTGTCGCTCGCCTCGCTCACCATCGAGCGCCCGGGTGTGGATGGCATCAGCGTCACCGGAGGGAAGGGCCTCAGCATCACCTCGCCGGTCATCACCTCGCCCGTCCGCGACGGCATCCGCCTCACCATGCTCGCCAGCCGCCAGCCGGTGACGCTCACCGGAGGCTCGGTCACCGGCGCGGGCCGCGATGGCCTGCGGCTGGCCGACGACGTCCGCGCGCTCACCGCGAGCGGAGTCACCATCACGGGCGCGAAGGGCTACGGCATCGCCAGCAACGACGCCGGCAACAGCGACGTGTCGTTCACCGGCATGACCGTCACGGGCAGCGGCAAGGATGGCGTGCTGCTCTCGGGCGGCACGCTGCGCGCCACGCTGGCCTCATCCACGGTGACGGGCAGCACCGGCGCCGGCGTGCGGCTGGGAGATGCCTCGGGCCTGCGGATCACCGACATCCCCGTTGACGGGTCGAATGCCGACGGCGACCTCATCTTCGACTCCGACATCCGCACGGGCGGAACCTACGAGGGCCTCAGGGCCCCTGATGGCACGTTCTCGCTCGGGTCCGAGCCCAACGCGGTGCGTATCTCGGGGGTCTCCCCGGCACGCGCGGCCGTGGCGTCCGGCGGCCCGGCCCGCTACTCGCGCGCGGGCGCTGCGCTGCTGGTGGGGGCCACCACGCGGGTGAACACCCGCCGCGTGGTGCTGAGGTACCCGGGCGGGCGCTCGGTGTATCGCAAGTCGGGGGCGTCGTGGACCGCCCTTCCCGGCAGCAGGCGCGTGCGGGGGCAGCTCCAGGTGGCGCTGGGCACGTCGCTGCTCGGCACGGCCAGCACCGCGTATGCCCCCTTCGGCTGA
- the trpC gene encoding indole-3-glycerol phosphate synthase TrpC, whose amino-acid sequence MSSFLEEVVERTRAEVAARRELVPLGALQDRLAPPPRSRPFSERLVQEGISLIAEMKRASPSKGPIRPDATVTDIVRAYESSGASACSVLTEPHWFGGSLDDLVEARAACELPLLRKDFIVDPYQLAEARLAGADAVLLIVAALDPAELTSLQDQADEIGLDCLVEVHDEDEMETALECGAEIIGVNNRNLQTLDVDPETALRLLADAPAGTIVVAESGITSNADVQRLEDAGVDAILVGEALMREDDPAAAVHALLGTRSDT is encoded by the coding sequence GTGAGCAGCTTCCTCGAGGAGGTCGTGGAGCGCACGCGGGCCGAGGTGGCCGCGCGGCGCGAGCTGGTGCCGCTGGGGGCCCTGCAGGATCGCCTCGCGCCCCCGCCGCGCAGCCGCCCGTTCTCGGAGCGGCTCGTGCAGGAGGGCATCTCGCTCATCGCCGAGATGAAGCGCGCCAGCCCGTCGAAGGGGCCCATCCGTCCCGACGCCACCGTCACCGACATCGTGCGCGCGTATGAGTCGTCCGGGGCATCGGCCTGCTCGGTGCTCACCGAGCCGCACTGGTTCGGTGGATCCCTCGACGATCTGGTGGAGGCCCGTGCGGCGTGCGAGTTGCCCCTGCTGCGCAAGGACTTCATCGTCGATCCCTACCAGCTGGCTGAGGCGCGCCTGGCGGGGGCCGACGCCGTACTGCTCATCGTCGCGGCGCTCGACCCCGCCGAGCTGACGTCGCTGCAGGACCAGGCCGATGAGATCGGGCTCGACTGCTTGGTAGAGGTACACGATGAGGACGAGATGGAAACAGCGCTCGAATGCGGCGCGGAGATCATCGGCGTGAACAACCGCAACCTCCAGACACTCGACGTGGACCCCGAGACCGCCCTGCGGCTGCTGGCGGACGCCCCCGCGGGCACGATCGTGGTCGCCGAGTCGGGCATCACCTCGAACGCCGACGTGCAGCGCCTGGAGGATGCCGGCGTGGACGCCATCCTCGTGGGCGAGGCCCTCATGCGCGAGGACGACCCGGCCGCTGCCGTGCACGCCCTGCTCGGCACGAGGTCCGATACGTGA
- the trpD gene encoding anthranilate phosphoribosyltransferase gives MLTECLGRLVAGDDLSRDLVERAVGVIMDGQASEVQVAAFLTALRAKGVTATELSGLAQAVRQRAEHVHVDETHLLVDTCGTGGGPSTVNISTGAAFIAAGAGVKVAKHGNRAVTSGCGSADVLEALGARVDLAPDAIGQCIDEVGVGFMFAPSHHPAFRHVGNVRRELGIRTAFNIIGPLANPAGATHQVIGVFDPGYLDTVAEALSMLGSRRALVVAGRDGLDEISTVAVTDAVLWDHDGFRSLQIDPRGLGVDAPAGGALDGGDPAANAAALRRAIGGDPGAVRDILVLNAGAAVWMAGLAHSLEKGMGMAEDAVTSGAALDVLDRFAALTNALAPAGEAAT, from the coding sequence GTGCTGACCGAGTGCCTCGGGCGCCTGGTGGCGGGCGACGACCTCTCGCGTGACCTCGTGGAGCGCGCCGTGGGCGTGATCATGGACGGCCAGGCCAGCGAGGTGCAGGTAGCGGCGTTCCTCACGGCGCTCCGCGCCAAGGGCGTCACGGCCACCGAGCTCTCGGGCCTGGCGCAGGCGGTGCGTCAGCGCGCGGAGCACGTGCACGTGGACGAGACCCACCTGCTGGTGGACACCTGCGGGACCGGCGGCGGCCCGTCTACCGTGAACATCTCCACCGGCGCGGCCTTCATCGCCGCGGGGGCGGGCGTCAAGGTTGCCAAGCACGGCAACCGGGCGGTCACCTCTGGCTGCGGCAGCGCCGACGTGCTCGAGGCGCTGGGCGCGCGGGTCGACCTTGCGCCCGATGCGATCGGGCAGTGCATCGACGAGGTGGGGGTGGGGTTCATGTTCGCCCCGTCGCACCACCCGGCATTCCGCCACGTGGGTAACGTGCGCCGCGAGCTGGGGATCCGCACGGCGTTCAATATCATCGGGCCGCTTGCCAACCCCGCGGGCGCCACGCACCAGGTGATCGGCGTCTTCGACCCGGGCTACCTCGACACCGTGGCCGAGGCCCTCTCGATGCTGGGGTCGCGCCGCGCGCTGGTGGTGGCCGGCCGCGACGGCCTCGACGAGATCAGCACGGTGGCCGTGACCGACGCCGTGCTGTGGGACCACGACGGCTTCCGCAGCCTGCAGATCGACCCGCGTGGCCTGGGGGTCGACGCCCCCGCCGGCGGCGCGCTGGACGGCGGCGACCCCGCTGCCAACGCCGCCGCGCTGCGCAGGGCGATCGGCGGCGATCCCGGCGCGGTGCGGGACATCCTCGTGCTCAACGCCGGCGCGGCCGTGTGGATGGCGGGCCTCGCGCACTCGCTGGAGAAGGGCATGGGGATGGCAGAGGACGCCGTCACCTCAGGCGCCGCGCTCGACGTGCTCGACCGCTTCGCCGCCCTCACCAACGCACTGGCGCCGGCCGGGGAGGCCGCCACGTGA
- a CDS encoding aminodeoxychorismate/anthranilate synthase component II: protein MAAQPHVVIVDNYDSFTYNLFQYLAELGAKVDVFRHDRITVEGIRDLAPTHLVISPGPKTPDEAGISLEAIRELAGEMPILGVCLGHQAIGQAFGGTVVRGSEPVHGKTSEIAHDGRTVFAGLADPMTATRYHSLVVQREGLPDVLEVSAWCDGDVIMGLRHRDLPVEGVQFHPESILSGEGKSLLGNFLGMAA, encoded by the coding sequence GTGGCCGCGCAGCCGCACGTGGTGATCGTCGACAACTACGACTCGTTCACCTACAACCTCTTCCAGTATCTGGCCGAGCTCGGCGCCAAGGTGGATGTCTTCCGCCACGACCGCATCACGGTGGAGGGCATCCGCGACCTCGCCCCCACTCACCTGGTCATCTCGCCGGGGCCCAAGACCCCGGACGAGGCCGGGATCTCGCTCGAGGCCATTCGCGAACTGGCCGGCGAGATGCCCATCCTCGGCGTGTGCCTGGGGCACCAGGCCATCGGCCAGGCGTTCGGGGGCACGGTGGTGCGCGGCAGCGAGCCCGTGCATGGCAAGACCAGCGAGATCGCCCATGATGGCCGCACGGTATTCGCCGGCCTCGCCGACCCCATGACTGCCACCCGCTACCACTCGTTGGTGGTGCAGCGCGAGGGCCTGCCCGACGTGCTCGAGGTGTCGGCGTGGTGCGACGGCGACGTCATCATGGGGCTGCGCCATCGCGACCTTCCAGTGGAGGGCGTGCAGTTCCATCCGGAGTCGATCCTCTCGGGCGAGGGCAAGTCGCTGCTCGGGAACTTCCTGGGCATGGCCGCGTGA
- the trpE gene encoding anthranilate synthase component I has translation MTTLRIDVPARAAGDDLPVTPALDGVLAAAGTYRQVPLAHTYLDDCETPVSAMLKLRDGGPCFLLESAEQGQRLGRYSMIGIDPQAVVRAEGGCITLRRPDGSEEQLDADDPFGVMQSLVDEVAMAPPAEPLAFWGGAVGFFGYDLVRAVEHLPDVPDDDLGIPDMVMMLTGPVVLFDHLRRSTTIIVPCPVDEGVDPSVAYAAAVEAIRSIKQRLQGPVPHPAPHGPVQVGPVESNIGHDRFCDAVQAVREYVFAGDAFQVVPSQRFSATVGLEPFAVYRGLRTVNPSPYMFFIDCGDVQLAGSSPEMLVKVTEGVVETRPIAGTRQRGADRAEDLALAEELLGDPKERAEHVMLVDLGRNDVGRVCAPGSVRVKDLMVVEYYSHVMHIESSVVGQLADGRRAVDALRSTFPAGTLSGAPKVRAMEIIDELEPTKRGPYGGAVGYIGFDGNLDTCITIRTIVCRDGRCHVQAGAGVVADSNPESEFEETQRKAAGMFRAIEVAAQQEDW, from the coding sequence GTGACCACCCTGCGCATCGACGTGCCCGCGCGCGCGGCCGGCGATGATCTGCCCGTCACGCCCGCGCTTGACGGCGTGCTCGCCGCGGCCGGCACCTACCGCCAGGTGCCCTTGGCCCACACCTACCTCGACGACTGCGAGACCCCCGTGAGCGCCATGCTCAAGCTGCGCGACGGCGGTCCATGCTTCCTGCTCGAGAGCGCCGAGCAAGGCCAGCGGCTCGGCCGGTACTCGATGATCGGCATCGACCCGCAGGCGGTCGTCCGCGCCGAGGGCGGGTGCATCACCCTGCGCCGCCCCGACGGATCCGAGGAGCAGCTTGACGCCGACGACCCCTTCGGGGTGATGCAGTCGCTGGTGGATGAGGTGGCCATGGCGCCCCCGGCCGAGCCGCTGGCGTTCTGGGGCGGCGCCGTGGGCTTCTTCGGCTACGACCTGGTGCGCGCGGTGGAGCACCTCCCCGACGTGCCCGATGACGACCTCGGCATACCCGACATGGTGATGATGCTCACCGGGCCCGTGGTGCTGTTCGACCACCTGCGGCGCTCGACCACCATCATCGTGCCGTGCCCGGTGGATGAGGGCGTGGACCCCTCGGTGGCCTACGCCGCGGCCGTGGAGGCCATCCGGTCGATCAAGCAGCGCCTTCAGGGCCCGGTGCCGCACCCGGCGCCGCACGGCCCGGTGCAGGTGGGGCCGGTGGAGAGCAACATCGGGCATGATCGTTTTTGCGACGCGGTGCAGGCGGTGCGCGAGTACGTGTTCGCGGGTGACGCCTTCCAGGTGGTGCCCTCGCAGCGGTTCTCGGCCACCGTGGGCCTGGAGCCCTTCGCGGTGTACCGGGGCCTTCGCACCGTGAATCCCTCCCCGTACATGTTCTTCATCGACTGCGGCGACGTGCAACTGGCGGGATCCTCACCCGAGATGCTGGTGAAGGTGACCGAGGGCGTGGTGGAGACCCGTCCCATCGCCGGCACGCGCCAGCGCGGCGCCGACCGCGCCGAGGACCTCGCGCTGGCCGAGGAGTTGCTCGGCGACCCCAAGGAGCGCGCCGAGCACGTGATGCTGGTGGACCTGGGGCGCAACGACGTGGGCCGCGTGTGCGCCCCGGGGTCGGTGCGCGTGAAGGACCTCATGGTCGTGGAGTACTACAGCCACGTCATGCACATCGAGAGCAGCGTGGTGGGGCAGCTGGCCGACGGCCGGCGCGCCGTGGATGCGCTGCGGTCCACGTTCCCCGCGGGCACGCTCTCGGGCGCCCCCAAGGTGCGGGCGATGGAGATCATCGACGAGCTCGAGCCCACCAAGCGCGGCCCGTACGGCGGCGCGGTGGGCTACATCGGCTTCGACGGCAACCTCGACACCTGCATCACCATCCGCACGATCGTGTGCCGTGACGGCCGCTGCCACGTGCAGGCCGGCGCGGGCGTGGTGGCCGATTCCAACCCGGAGTCGGAGTTCGAGGAGACCCAGCGCAAGGCGGCGGGGATGTTCCGCGCCATCGAGGTGGCGGCGCAGCAGGAGGACTGGTGA
- a CDS encoding bifunctional phosphoribosyl-AMP cyclohydrolase/phosphoribosyl-ATP diphosphatase HisIE, protein MSAAADGQDDEAPLRVRFGEDGLVPAIVQDAGTGRVLTLAWMNAESLAKTLETGETWFWSRSRDELWHKGATSGNTQEVAGIATDCDRDAIVVSVVPAGPACHTGETSCFHDPLQGDVGADNAPFAMLPDLAAIVTARAADADPASSYTASLLAKGIDTVCKKVGEEATEVAIAAKGGEHDELVYESADLLYHLVVLWESQGVSVAEVAEELASRRRAAG, encoded by the coding sequence GTGAGCGCGGCCGCCGACGGGCAGGATGACGAGGCGCCGCTGCGCGTGCGCTTCGGCGAGGACGGGCTGGTGCCGGCCATCGTGCAGGACGCCGGGACAGGCCGCGTGCTCACGCTGGCGTGGATGAACGCCGAATCGCTGGCGAAGACCCTGGAGACCGGCGAGACATGGTTCTGGAGCAGGTCGCGCGATGAGCTCTGGCACAAGGGCGCGACCAGCGGCAACACGCAGGAGGTCGCGGGCATCGCCACCGACTGCGACCGGGACGCCATCGTGGTGTCGGTGGTGCCCGCGGGGCCGGCGTGCCACACCGGCGAGACCTCCTGCTTCCACGACCCCCTGCAGGGCGACGTTGGGGCCGACAACGCGCCGTTCGCGATGCTGCCGGACCTCGCGGCCATCGTCACTGCGCGTGCCGCCGACGCCGACCCGGCGTCGTCGTACACGGCGTCGCTGCTGGCCAAGGGCATCGATACCGTGTGCAAGAAGGTGGGCGAGGAGGCCACCGAGGTGGCCATCGCCGCCAAGGGCGGGGAGCACGACGAGCTGGTGTACGAGAGCGCCGACCTGCTGTACCACCTGGTGGTGCTGTGGGAGTCGCAGGGCGTGAGCGTGGCCGAGGTGGCCGAGGAGCTGGCGTCGCGGAGGCGGGCGGCGGGGTGA